Proteins from one Telopea speciosissima isolate NSW1024214 ecotype Mountain lineage chromosome 1, Tspe_v1, whole genome shotgun sequence genomic window:
- the LOC122643419 gene encoding outer envelope protein 61-like: protein MYNGMMDPELIRIAQEQMSRISPSELAKIQQQMMSNPELVKMATESMKNMRPEDLRNAAEQLKYARTEDMIDMGSKMANASPEEMATMRARADAQIKYELNGAQMLKKQGNELHSQGKFSAATEKYLLAKNNLKGIPDSRGSALRLACSLNLMSCYLKMKQYDDCVEEGSEVMAYDADNVKALYRRGQAYKELGQLEDAVSDLKKAHAISPHDETIAGALSDAEEKLAKEGGGQRRAGRLVIEEITEEEVRTVPAESHKSSTSTEYSVIQSLDAGECSQSQSVSNFSGRTTEAECLQGLKDDPEAIRSFQNFISNTNPETLAGLSAGGVPPDMLKSASSMIGKMSPEELQKMLHMASSFQGTSSYFPGGTTENQGDSSRSGSFPPDVSPDMLKTATDLMSKMSPEEVQNMFEVAASLRGKDSVSTAKAVDTNGRRSENGSKFSKANGISAINGNSDVGESSSRQLHANSKMGSSPLLNFPNSTADLQEQMRNQMNDPAMRQIFTSMIKNMSPETMASMSEQFGVKLSREDAERAQQAMSSLSPENLDRMMRWADRVQRGVEGAKKTKNWLLGRQGMILAICMLILAIVLHWLGFIGS, encoded by the exons ATGTACAACGGTATGATGGATCCTGAATTGATTCGCATAGCTCAAGAACAGATGAGTAGAATCTCCCCAAGTGAATTGGCCAAAATCCAACAGCAG ATGATGTCCAATCCTGAGTTGGTGAAAATGGCCACGGAGAGCATGAAGAACATGAGGCCAGAAGACTTGCGAAATGCTGCCGAACAGTTGAAGTATGCTCGTACAGAAGATATGATAGACATGGGTTCGAAGATGGCTAATGCCTCACCCGAAGAGATGGCAACTATGCGTGCCCGTGCAGATGCACAGATTAAATATGAGTTGAATGGTGCTCAGATGCTAAAGAAACAG GGTAATGAGCTTCATAGCCAGGGGAAGTTCAGTGCTGCTACAGAGAAGTATTTACTT GCAAAGAACAACCTAAAGGGAATTCCAGACTCTAGAGGTAGCGCACTCCGATTGGCATGTTCTCTGAATTTAATGTCCTGCTACTTGAAGATGAAGCAATATGATGACTGTGTAGAGGAGGGTTCTGAG GTGATGGCATATGATGCAGACAATGTCAAAGCTTTATACCGGAGGGGTCAGGCATATAAAGAATTAGGACAATTAGAA GATGCTGTGTCTGACTTGAAGAAGGCGCATGCGATTTCTCCACATGATGAAACTATTGCAGGTGCTCTGAG TGATGCTGAGGAAAAATTGGCAAAAGAAGGTGGAGGGCAACGAAGAGCAGGAC GATTAGTCATTGAAGAAATAACTGAAGAAGAAGTGCGAACTGTCCCTGCTGAAAGCCACAAAAGCTCGACATCAACAGAGTATTCTGTGATACAGTCATTGGATGCCGGTGAATGCTCTCAAAGTCAAAGTGTTTCCAACTTTAGTGGGCGTACTACTGAGGCTGAGTGTTTGCAAGGTTTGAAAGATGATCCAGAAGCCATCAG gtcatttcaaaattttatttcaaatacCAACCCTGAGACTCTGGCCGGTTTGAGTGCTGGAGGGGTTCCCCCAGACATGCTTAAGAGTGCCTCGAGTATGATCGGCAAAATGTCACCTGAAGAACTTCAAAAAATGCTCCACATGGCTTCATCTTTTCAGGGGACAAGTTCATATTTTCCTGGAGGGACCACAGAGAATCAAGGTGACAGTTCCAGATCAGGATCATTTCCACCAGATGTGTCACCTGACATGCTCAAAACTGCAACTGATTTGATGAGTAAGATGTCACCAGAGGAGGTTCAGAATATGTTTGAAGTTGCTGCTTCTTTAAGAGGGAAAGATTCTGTTTCAACAGCAAAAGCAGTTGATACAAATGGTCGAAGATCAGAGAATGGGTCGAAATTCTCCAAGGCCAATGGAATTTCCGCAATTAATGGGAATTCTGATGTAGGAGAAAGTAGTTCTCGTCAGTTGCATGCAAATTCTAAAATGGGGTCATCTCCTTTGCTAAATTTTCCAAACTCAACTGCTGATTTGCAAGAACAGATGAGAAATCAAATGAATGATCCAGCAATGCGTCAG ATTTTTACATCAATGATCAAGAATATGAGCCCAGAAACGATGGCAAGCATGAGCGAACAATTTGGAGTAAAGCTTTCACGGGAGGATGCAGAAAGGGCACAACAAGCAATGTCTTCTTTATCACCCGAAAACTTGGATAGAATG ATGCGGTGGGCAGATAGGGTACAGAGAGGGGTTGAAGGTGCAAAGAAGACTAAGAACTGGCTTTTGGGAAGACAAGGAATGATTCTTGCGATATGCATGCTCATCTTGGCAATTGTCCTTCACTGGCTGGGCTTCATTGGCAGTTAA